A segment of the Bacteroidales bacterium genome:
CAGCAAATACAATCATATCTGCATCGGTTTCGGCTGCTTTTTGTGATAATTGTAAGCTGTCGCCAATAAAATCAGCTATATCTTGTATTTCAGGTATTTGGTAGTAATGAGCTAAAATTATTGCATTTTTTTCTTTACGCAGTTTGTTTATATTTTTAACGAATTCTGAATTTTCAACCATAACTTATATTTTAAAAATACAAAATTATAATATTAACTTTAAAAAAATTCATACTTGTGATGATAATGATATACTGTTGATACTGTTTAAAATTTTTTAGCATAAATCGATTATTCACACGAAAAAATATTTTCTTAACATATTTTTAACATTAGCTTTATATGATTTTCAGGATATAATAGAAGTTTATTAACATTGTTAATAATTATAGTGAATTGCCTATTTTTAATATTTTTTAATTAACTTTTTCAATTATGAGCTGTTCAAAATTCACTATTAAATATTTTTAATTTTTTTGTTTAATTGCATAAACTAATTACGTAGCTAAAAATTTTAAAAAGAAAATTAAAGTTTTGAGAAAAAAATAAACAGTTATTAACACTAATGTTAAATTAATGTTAATTCATTAGCTTTCAATAAACTTTATTTTCTAAAAACCACTTTCTAAATTGATAATGAATAAATTTACAATTCACTATCTTTGTCGTTTGGTAACTATACTTGTTAATAAAATGGAAAAAATAGTAATTGCTTCTGATCATGCTGGTTTTGAATTAAAACAACTTATTAAAAAAGAACTAGAAAAATTAAGTTTTGAAGTAGATGATAAAGGATGTTTTTCAACCGAAAGTGTCGATTATCCTGATTATGCCCACAAAGCGGCCAGCGATGTAGATAAAGGTATTGTTAAAAGAGGTATTGTTATATGTGGCAGTGGCAATGGTGTTAATATGACAGTAAATAAATATCAAAATGTACGCTCTGCTTTGTGTTGGAACGAAGAAATTGCACACCTTGCTCGTTTGCACAACGATGCCAATATTATGGCTTTACCTGCACGATTTATTGCTGTAGATGAAGCTATAAAATGTTTACATGCATTTTTAAATACTTCATTCGAAGGAGGAAGACATATCAATAGAATCAATAAAATACCTATTAAACGATAGTTAATAGAGATTTTAAATTTTGGTTATTATTCTTTTTTCAGCAATAATCTGAATGGTGTTGTGGATTAACCAATTCACGATATTTTGCAACTACCTGTTTAAAATCTTCCCAAGCATCGTATTTTAATTTAGGATTTCGAAGCAAAGCTGCTGGATGAAAAGTAGGCATTACTAAACGATGATTCCATTGCATCCATTTACCTCGAACTTGGGTTATTTTTAAATTAGGGTCAATTAGACCATTTAAAGCGGTTGCTCCTAATAAAATTAAGATAATAGGATCAATTAGTTCTATTTGTTTATATAAATAAGGCAAACACATAGCTCGTTCTTCGGGCAGAGGTGCACGATTATTAGGAGGACGACATTTAACAATGTTAGCAATAAAAACATGTTCATTACGCGAAAAACCACAAACCGTTAATATTTTGTCGAGTAATTGACCGCTTCGACCTACAAATGGTCTTCCTTGTAGATCTTCATCGCGACCAGGTCCTTCGCCAATACACATAATTTTTGCCTGAAAATTTCCTTCGCCAAACACAACATGGGTTCGCCCTTTTGCCAATACACATTTTTGGCAGGCTAAAACTTCATTTTTCAAAATTTCTAACTGGCTCATGATGTCATCGAATAAGAGTGTGAATTAAATCAAAAAAAATGAGAAATAAAATTTTAAAATATAAAACAAAATTTTAAAAAGCTTACAAAAAAAGATGTATTTTTAAACCCCGAAAAACCAAATATTAAAATTGTATGAATTCAATAAAAGATGTAAATTTTAAAGGTAAAAAAGTTTTAATTCGTGTCGATTTTAATGTACCCTTAAACCATAATCGTCAAATAATGGATGATACGCGCATACGCGAATCGTTGCCCACTATTTTAAAAGTTTTGAACGATGGAGGTACAGTTATATTAATGTCGCATCTTGGACGTCCTAACGGATATGAACCCGATTATTCGTTAACACCTATTGTGCCTTTACTTTCAAAATTATTAGGTCGTAATGTAATTTTTACACGCGACTTATTTGGACCGAAAACATTCGAAGTATGTGGAAAAATGAAAGCCGGAGAAGTAGCCCTACTCGAGAACCTTCGTTTTTATCCAGAAGAAGAAGCTGGCGACGAAAAATTTGCACAAGAACTAGCTAAATTAGCCGATGTATATATTAACGATGCCTTTGCAACCTCGCATCGAAAACATACTTCAGTTGCTACCATCGTAAAATATTTTAAAGAAAACGCATATTTTGGCTTGTTGCTCGAAAATGAAATTCAAAACCTTGATAAAGTTTTATACGAAGCAGAGCCTCCTTTTACTGCCATCATTGGAGGAGCCAAAGTAAGTACCAAAATAGGCGTTATTAAAAATTTACTGAACAAAGTGGATAACATGATTATAGGCGGTGGTATGGCTTTTACTTTTATTAAAGCATTAGGCGGTAAAGTAGGCGATTCTATTATTGAAGATGATAAAATAGAATTAGCCAAAAGCATAATACAAGAGGTAATGCTTAAAGGAGTTAACTTATATTTACCAACCGATGCGGTTATTGCCAATGGTTTTTCAAACGAAGCGGCTACACAAATTGTTTCGGCCGATAGCATACCCGATGGGTGGATGGGCTTAGATATTGGTCCAAAAACGCGTCGTCGATTTGCTGAAATTATTAATCACTCACAAACCATATTGTGGAATGGTCCGATGGGAGTTTTTGAAATGGAAAATTTCCGTCAGGGAACTAAATCCATTGCTATTGCTGTTGCAAGTGCTACTATATCGGGTTCATTTTCGCTTATTGGTGGCGGCGACTCCGTTGCAGCTATTAACCAGTACAACCTTGCCGACCAAATGAGTTATGTTTCGACCGGTGGTGGTGCTATGCTCGAATACCTCGAAGGAAGAGAATTGCCAGGTATTGCTGCTATTCGAAAAAATAAAGTTGCTGCTGCTCCTAAAAACAATAAGAAAAAAGCATAAAAATTTTTTAAATTATTTTATAAAAATAAGTATATTTACAAATTGTTTAGTACCATAGTTCATTTTGGATTTATTTTAGGTTTATGAATAAGAAACGTTTTTATAAATGGCCTTTCATTAAAAAAGATACCTTAATTATGATAATGTCGGTGTCTTTGTTTAAATTAATAGGACAAAAAAGATATAGTATTAAAATAAAATTATCTTATTTACATAATTTATGTTTTGTAAAAATTAAACAATGTATAATTTTTTAATAAAAAATAATAAGAAATCAATATGACCAAAGAGCAAAAATTTTACAACTCACTGCAAGACATTTTCATTGGTGCTAAAATAGAAGGTCAAGGCGGATTTGTTAATTTGATGAAAATTAAATCAAATTATTATTCGAAGATTGAAAAAATACTTAAAGAAGATATTGAGAAAGCATTAAACCAATATCCAACATTTCGTGAAGAATTATTCGATAAGTTATACACATTTTTTAATCGTTACTTTACCGAAAGCGGTTCAATTTATTTTAATTCAACACCTTTTCACAACAATATTTACGAAAAGGTTTATACTGATGATAAAGATGTAATTTTATTCTGGAAAACTCAAATGCTTTATTATGTAAAAACGGATAGGATATTTAAAAGCATTCCTGTTGAGTTTGATAATTATAAATTTTACTTTGATGCATCAACAATAGAAAACAAAAAAGCCAACGAAAAACGCAGTTTGATATACGAATTAAAGGAAGTAAAAGAAGATAAAACAATAATTTTCAATGTGTATTATTCCGAAAAAGGCAGAGTAACCAAGACCGAAGACATACTCAAGGAGCTAAAGAAAAAAGAGATAAAGCTTGACGAAGAAACCTTAGAAAGAGCATTTCGCATATTTGAAAGGCAAAGTGAAGTAGATTTCTTTATTAACAAAAATGCAAAAGCATTTTTACAAGAACAGTTTAAACTCTGGAGTTATCAGTATTTTTGGGAAGGGGCAAAAGAATGGAGCGCAGATAGAGTAAATGAGTTACAGATCTTAAAAGATATTGCATTTAAGATAATAGATTTTATTAGTCAGTTTGAAGACGAGCTGGTAAAGATATGGAACAAACCGAAGTTTGTGAAAAACTCAAACTATGTGATTACTTTAGATAGAATAAAAGATATACATGTAGTAGAGAAGATATTGAATCATCAAAGCATTCAAGAACAGATAAAGGAGTGGCAAGAGTTAGGTATTGTTGAAGAGAGTTTTGACAAAAATAAAATTATTGAAAATGATGTTTTTGGTAAAAAAGTGAATGCTAAATTCCAATTTTTGCCTATAGATACCAAGTATTTTAAGGATTTAGAATTTGAGATTTTAAATTTGTTTGATGATTTAGACAAATCTTTAGATGGTTGGCTTATCAAGAGTGAAAACTATCAGGCATTGAATACAATATTGCCGAAATTTAAAGAAAAAGTGCAAACGATATATATTGACCCACCGTTTAATTTAGATTCATCTGATCAGTTTTTATATAGAACAAACTACAAAGATGCTAACTGGGCAACATTGCTTGAAAACAGATTAAGAATTGCAAGAGAATGGCTTAATGAAAGAGGAAGTATTTTTGTAAGGTGTGATTACAATGGGAATTGGATTGTAAGATGTTTAATGGATGATATTTTTGATGGAAATTTTATTAACGAGATAGCAGTCGGGAAAACTGCTGGTAAAAAGAAAACTGGCTTAAGTCTTTCATACACAAAGGATAACCTCTTCTTCTATGCGAAAAATCCTGAATATATAATCAACGAAACAATAAAAGAAACTTATGATTATTCATTTTATAAGAAGATTATAAAGATTCTTGAAAAAAATAATTTTAACAATAAAAACAAATTATCTGATATTTTGTTAAATAACCTTTTTTGGGTTGATTTAGATCATCGTCCGGGTGAAAGACAGACAAACAAAAGTAGAAAACTTTTAGGTATTGAGTTCAGTCCTCCGAAAGGAAGGCATTGGATTAAATCTCAAGAAAAATTAGACCAACTTTATAAAGAAGGAAAAGCAAGATTAAAAGATAAAGTTACAGAAAAAATTTATTACAAAGAAAGCGAGTTAAATAGCTTAAAGAATAACGATAACTTAATTATACAAGTATTCCTTGATAATGAAATAATCACGGACAACTGGACAGATATAAATGGTTATTCACAAGCAAGCGGTTTTCAAACAGAAAATTCTGAAATTGTACTTAAGAGATCAATTGAAACAGCGTCAAACAAAACTGATTTAATTCTTGACTTCTTCCTTGGCTCTGGCACTACAATCGCAGTAGCCCACAAGCTCGGCAGAAAATGGATTGGCGTTGAAATGGGAGAGCATTTTTATTCAGTAGTTTTACCGAGAATGAAAAAGGTTTTGTTTTACGATAAATCAGGAATATCAAAAGAAGTAAAGGAATATCAAGGCGGCGGCTTTTTCAAATACTACGAACTTGAACAATACGAAGAAACACTTGCTAATACCGTTTACGAAAATTACGATTTGTTTATTATTGGCGATAAATCACCTTATGAGCAATATGTGTTTATGAAA
Coding sequences within it:
- a CDS encoding uracil-DNA glycosylase — protein: MSQLEILKNEVLACQKCVLAKGRTHVVFGEGNFQAKIMCIGEGPGRDEDLQGRPFVGRSGQLLDKILTVCGFSRNEHVFIANIVKCRPPNNRAPLPEERAMCLPYLYKQIELIDPIILILLGATALNGLIDPNLKITQVRGKWMQWNHRLVMPTFHPAALLRNPKLKYDAWEDFKQVVAKYRELVNPQHHSDYC
- a CDS encoding phosphoglycerate kinase, producing the protein MNSIKDVNFKGKKVLIRVDFNVPLNHNRQIMDDTRIRESLPTILKVLNDGGTVILMSHLGRPNGYEPDYSLTPIVPLLSKLLGRNVIFTRDLFGPKTFEVCGKMKAGEVALLENLRFYPEEEAGDEKFAQELAKLADVYINDAFATSHRKHTSVATIVKYFKENAYFGLLLENEIQNLDKVLYEAEPPFTAIIGGAKVSTKIGVIKNLLNKVDNMIIGGGMAFTFIKALGGKVGDSIIEDDKIELAKSIIQEVMLKGVNLYLPTDAVIANGFSNEAATQIVSADSIPDGWMGLDIGPKTRRRFAEIINHSQTILWNGPMGVFEMENFRQGTKSIAIAVASATISGSFSLIGGGDSVAAINQYNLADQMSYVSTGGGAMLEYLEGRELPGIAAIRKNKVAAAPKNNKKKA
- the rpiB gene encoding ribose 5-phosphate isomerase B; its protein translation is MEKIVIASDHAGFELKQLIKKELEKLSFEVDDKGCFSTESVDYPDYAHKAASDVDKGIVKRGIVICGSGNGVNMTVNKYQNVRSALCWNEEIAHLARLHNDANIMALPARFIAVDEAIKCLHAFLNTSFEGGRHINRINKIPIKR
- a CDS encoding site-specific DNA-methyltransferase, with the protein product MTKEQKFYNSLQDIFIGAKIEGQGGFVNLMKIKSNYYSKIEKILKEDIEKALNQYPTFREELFDKLYTFFNRYFTESGSIYFNSTPFHNNIYEKVYTDDKDVILFWKTQMLYYVKTDRIFKSIPVEFDNYKFYFDASTIENKKANEKRSLIYELKEVKEDKTIIFNVYYSEKGRVTKTEDILKELKKKEIKLDEETLERAFRIFERQSEVDFFINKNAKAFLQEQFKLWSYQYFWEGAKEWSADRVNELQILKDIAFKIIDFISQFEDELVKIWNKPKFVKNSNYVITLDRIKDIHVVEKILNHQSIQEQIKEWQELGIVEESFDKNKIIENDVFGKKVNAKFQFLPIDTKYFKDLEFEILNLFDDLDKSLDGWLIKSENYQALNTILPKFKEKVQTIYIDPPFNLDSSDQFLYRTNYKDANWATLLENRLRIAREWLNERGSIFVRCDYNGNWIVRCLMDDIFDGNFINEIAVGKTAGKKKTGLSLSYTKDNLFFYAKNPEYIINETIKETYDYSFYKKIIKILEKNNFNNKNKLSDILLNNLFWVDLDHRPGERQTNKSRKLLGIEFSPPKGRHWIKSQEKLDQLYKEGKARLKDKVTEKIYYKESELNSLKNNDNLIIQVFLDNEIITDNWTDINGYSQASGFQTENSEIVLKRSIETASNKTDLILDFFLGSGTTIAVAHKLGRKWIGVEMGEHFYSVVLPRMKKVLFYDKSGISKEVKEYQGGGFFKYYELEQYEETLANTVYENYDLFIIGDKSPYEQYVFMKDEKMLRAFEIDYENKKVNVDLSKLYQNIDIAETLSNLTGKWIKKITQNQVEFPDGSIVNIKDLDYKSIKQLIWWE